Proteins encoded within one genomic window of Corvus moneduloides isolate bCorMon1 chromosome 20, bCorMon1.pri, whole genome shotgun sequence:
- the LHX1 gene encoding LIM/homeobox protein Lhx1, giving the protein MVHCAGCKRPILDRFLLNVLDRAWHVKCVQCCECKCNLTEKCFSREGKLYCKNDFFRCFGTKCAGCAQGISPSDLVRRARSKVFHLNCFTCMMCNKQLSTGEELYIIDENKFVCKEDYLNNSNTAKENSLHSATTGSDPSLSPDSQDPSQDDAKDSESANVSDKETGSNENDDQNLGAKRRGPRTTIKAKQLETLKAAFAATPKPTRHIREQLAQETGLNMRVIQVWFQNRRSKERRMKQLSALGARRHAFFRSPRRMRPLVDRLEPGELIPNGPFSFYGDYQSEYYGPGSNYDFFPQGPPSSQAQTPVDLPFVPSSGPSGTPLGAMDHPLPGHHPSSEAQRFTDIMSHPPGDSPSPEPNLPGSLHSMSAEVFGPSPPFSSISVNGGANYGNHLSHPPEMNEAAVW; this is encoded by the exons ATGGTTCACTGTGCAGGCTGCAAAAGGCCGATCTTGGACCGGTTTTTGTTGAATGTACTGGACAGGGCTTGGCATGTGAAGTGTGTTCAGTGCTGTGAATGTAAATGCAATTTGACAGAGAAATGCTTTTCGCGAGAAGGCAAGCTTTACTGCAAAAACGACTTCTTTCG GTGTTTCGGGACCAAGTGCGCGGGTTGTGCCCAGGGCATCTCCCCCAGCGACCTGGTCCGCAGGGCGCGGAGCAAAGTGTTCCACTTGAACTGTTTTACGTGTATGATGTGTAACAAGCAACTCTCCACCGGCGAGGAGCTCTACATCATAGACGAGAACAAGTTTGTCTGCAAAGAAGATTACCTAAATAACAGCAATACTGCCAAAGAAAACAGCCTGCATTCAG CCACCACCGGCAGTGACCCCAGCCTGTCCCCCGACTCTCAAGACCCCTCCCAGGACGACGCCAAGGACTCGGAAAGCGCCAACGTGTCCGACAAGGAGACGGGGAGCAACGAAAACGACGACCAGAACTTGGGGGCCAAGCGGCGGGGACCCCGCACCACCATCAAAGCCAAACAGCTAGAGACTCTGAAAGCCGCCTTCGCggccaccccaaaacccacccggCACAtcagggagcagctggcacaggagaCCGGCCTCAACATGCGGGTCATCCAG GTCTGGTTCCAGAACCGGCGCTCCAAGGAGCGGCGGATGAAGCAGCTGAGCGCGCTGGGCGCCCGGCGACACGCGTTCTTCCGCAGCCCGCGCAGGATGCGGCCGCTCGTGGACCGGCTGGAGCCCGGCGAGCTCATCCCCAACGGGCCCTTCTCCTTCTACGGAG ATTATCAGAGCGAGTATTACGGCCCTGGAAGCAATTACGATTTCTTCCCGCAAGGACCGCCTTCGTCTCAAGCGCAGACCCCCGTGGATCTCCCGTTCGTGCCCTCCTCGGGGCCGTCAGGGACCCCGCTGGGGGCCATGGACCACCCCCTGCCCGGACATCACCCCTCGAGTGAGGCTCAGCGCTTCACTGACATCATGTCGCACCCCCCGGGAGACTCGCCCAGCCCCGAACCCAACCTGCCCGGGTCCTTGCACTCCATGTCCGCAGAAGTTTTTGGCCCCAGCCCCCCATTTTCGTCGATATCCGTCAACGGTGGTGCTAACTACGGCAATCACTTGTCCCACCCTCCAGAGATGAACGAAGCAGCTGTGTGGTAG